A genomic window from Streptomyces sp. WMMC940 includes:
- a CDS encoding ribonuclease domain-containing protein, which translates to MPNRPPRLLLALLSALTVLLLTGCTDDGAGWGTGTAARSPAVSAPAGLSTVRVADLPPEARETLRLIDDGGPFPYRKDGSTFGNFEGILPERERGHYREYTVATPGERDRGARRIVTGREGEVYYTDDHYETFRVVLR; encoded by the coding sequence ATGCCGAACCGGCCCCCACGGCTCCTCCTCGCGCTGCTGTCGGCCCTCACCGTCCTGCTGCTGACCGGCTGTACGGACGACGGCGCCGGCTGGGGGACCGGCACCGCAGCGCGCAGCCCCGCGGTCTCGGCGCCCGCCGGCCTGTCCACCGTCCGGGTCGCCGACCTGCCTCCGGAGGCCCGCGAGACCCTGCGGCTGATCGACGACGGCGGGCCCTTCCCGTACCGGAAGGACGGCAGCACCTTCGGCAACTTCGAGGGGATCCTGCCCGAGCGGGAGCGGGGCCACTACCGGGAGTACACCGTGGCCACGCCGGGGGAGCGCGACCGGGGCGCACGCCGCATCGTCACGGGCCGGGAGGGGGAGGTCTACTACACCGACGACCACTACGAGACGTTCAGGGTGGTACTCCGATGA
- a CDS encoding barstar family protein, whose amino-acid sequence MRNDPLAALFGATPGRNITVLDLHGVTDKKTLMERCAGDLGLPAWFGRNWDALADCLTDLPGEEGTLVLVCRWQGYAAARPGEWAIVQEVFTHAVDTMPGQLAVLLALGGSDERATTSAG is encoded by the coding sequence ATGAGAAACGATCCCCTCGCCGCGCTGTTCGGTGCCACCCCGGGGCGGAACATCACCGTGCTCGACCTCCACGGCGTCACCGACAAGAAGACCCTCATGGAGCGCTGCGCGGGCGACCTGGGGCTCCCCGCGTGGTTCGGCCGGAACTGGGACGCCCTCGCCGACTGCCTCACCGACCTCCCCGGCGAGGAGGGCACCCTCGTGCTCGTCTGCCGCTGGCAGGGGTACGCCGCCGCCCGGCCGGGGGAATGGGCGATCGTCCAGGAGGTCTTCACCCACGCCGTCGACACCATGCCGGGGCAGCTCGCCGTGCTGCTGGCCCTTGGAGGATCCGACGAGAGGGCGACCACCAGTGCTGGATGA